The following are from one region of the Chryseobacterium shigense genome:
- a CDS encoding porin family protein, with the protein MPEEETKLKMKMSYLNIPIMFKYNVYNRLFVEAGPQIGFLLSSKITADYQDEDVIFEDGFTLDDKEFKNNIDFSIGVGASYYFTKNIFVGVRYNIGVSNVYKKGTDIIDDDGTYGTSRNGLLLVSVGYKF; encoded by the coding sequence ATTCCTGAAGAAGAAACAAAATTAAAAATGAAAATGAGTTATTTAAACATTCCAATTATGTTTAAATACAATGTTTATAACAGACTTTTTGTTGAAGCGGGTCCTCAGATTGGGTTTTTGTTAAGTTCAAAAATTACAGCTGATTACCAAGATGAAGATGTTATCTTTGAAGATGGATTCACATTGGATGATAAAGAATTTAAAAATAATATAGATTTCAGTATTGGTGTTGGCGCATCTTATTACTTTACTAAAAACATTTTTGTGGGAGTTAGATACAATATTGGAGTTTCAAATGTTTACAAAAAGGGAACGGACATTATTGATGATGATGGCACGTACGGAACTTCAAGAAATGGTCTACTACTGGTGTCGGTTGGATATAAGTTTTAA
- a CDS encoding outer membrane beta-barrel protein, with product MIKRISILTVVTLTMFSISNLSAQSKQLQQHQNSAGRIKSQTELEKKNSKIRFGLKAGINISNIYENSTGFENNSKLGFMIGGLVQILVSKKLFIQPELLYQT from the coding sequence ATGATCAAAAGAATCTCAATTTTAACAGTGGTTACATTAACCATGTTCTCAATCTCAAACTTGTCGGCACAGTCAAAACAATTGCAACAACACCAAAATTCAGCTGGAAGGATTAAGTCTCAAACTGAATTAGAAAAGAAGAATTCTAAAATTCGTTTTGGATTAAAGGCGGGAATCAATATTTCCAATATTTATGAAAATTCAACCGGATTTGAAAATAATTCAAAGTTGGGATTTATGATTGGTGGTCTGGTACAAATCCTGGTAAGTAAAAAATTATTTATTCAACCAGAATTACTTTATCAAACGTAA
- a CDS encoding T6SS effector amidase Tae4 family protein — MKIKSIKLPFTKKSALLVCFFACMFIFASFTKKDILKIRKWKTSWNKEKNQKSDNYLDQPMYFPLLNGLSNGNSALVTNPTINDGLNLNPELVTDKNFNLKENDDNSIIDLVNNTGENSNSFSAIEKEGTIGIFSDREEDRAKDNFFTVNLPKVNDDSRVFLMYELYGLASHQSVSRSVNHQPSMGGEIIMSSAVWSLQKEELGSSVLKEGANTILFTSPSSGIKYKVRNLKIVFEKNRKENDFKITSILSGDYLYVKGISKDKNVRINNSDTAWNNGEFEKIIKLSAEEKASGHFSVSHNGNNQLFKLPSDEKSFKVIGNNVYNFKTIDIIKDQEADINYEDLNLKVEKDATESASTSIEIIKLREKDIPSVSGGLKNITLNNSGYRFSLKSGKLNKKVKITIPYDDKKLGLFSPKNIKVFSFDYSIKQWKVVGATHVDEKNKTVTFEGDKDGDYINGVISLPESPQLNSFTPTTISGLKAANPVSAPLMQAPTATQTGDANINYPLMLPAGTSDMQPSLSVTYSSDSGNGWMGEGWNIGGLSSISVDTRWGTPTFTAGQETELYSLDGEMLVYPDGYLPHRHNKVNANGTFDTSRQPRNGSGVKTFYLRKNHDFTKIERYGSGTTDYRWVITSTNGTKAYYGGDQSTFVPNAVLKNNNGNIIQWGVWKVEDVHGNNMIYEYKNQSINSFAGDDQNLNAGWVFHVDKIFYSGRNGQKGPYIVTFFNDTPRPDKQINVKGVLKRIEPYLLTKINIDFKNGSNQLQNIRSYNFTYTSGIFQKSLLTKMKMKVLNPRTDGAAFDYNFEYYDNGTVFGTATNIATPGTDAFSDVVSSITSPSKISADNNFEWGWSLRTGGGLALFRPQLGGVKNFMLSLFGGASYPRMKRGQELVDFNGDGIADILYRKRNGDNGIKLIPGSVDNNGQLVFNTSQQSVGNLNSNFSHSKGTTWNLGGSVVFNWFKIGFDFSYINSESENETPIYMMDANSDGLPDVIKDDKVWFNRRNGNMQEMVITSDLTENMVITDNDPQPYTEPEDPDDIDPVKPKNDVVKVWIAPKNGFIEISDQIGIEPGQDNPAKAVYSIEIKNPNDISKNCRLFLTELNGTATQSVGIRHYNDYSGTPLGVNSSSRLYVKSGEKVYFRLHKRSGTNFIVNTNPLVIYTDHTGSPLPDKFVEEQDGYMPNQTNYDDKFFLNNLTKSLKITEPANIHITIPEFTIPALSDRVKYSIVLIKEDTSVAQNQQTNVNLIYEEVVGPSPGQPVTVSPIDINYAVPALNDPSESWHLKFLVETDSHINKEIEWNNILVEGYPNASHRHYAVAQYPSYHIRDFKSKFDISTLNNLPSGNDDYSISINKNFSFTPSVPGRFMYVIKKKGLFLDKRIVEISNGTLKEYTIDYNLISGNDPILFYHGDPTAGVIDDAEKLNILIFCDTNKDRLAYEALKLQLNNNIFNIYNQSGGSLLDHTTETSINTGEYNGVSAVYHNWGQFLYNEARDIVPAAGSTNQQPPLVPGCEPRKENDCIIIPSGPSGSNAPAYTTNPNTPKDQYGALINDATLENPFQFNLNFSGCAGITNSQQYGECVGDQLANDFQNNYANNQVFGAASPFTPLNPYKTDKVREHKWINQMFHEQYSKIGSFRDDETPTSPFVDSDTDEDDIEVANNPNTRMFAISKKQKSKSKTKNAGIGIGLSFTNSTSELRNIGNIQTQDFFDVNGDGYPDMLYRTQSQQTSILGGLKGAQSGIEGTDKVITRTDDFMNTKSIAFGPSGSKSVGRQANNSDTNATGDTSVSWSMSVGTSNYPNSFNKTTEYWMDINGDGLADKIEGNYYKLNFGTGLVNGNIAGSTGTFAGFEGPVSKPVYSSSFGIGGGINSVIDAVQGVELGIAISGGVGGGSSTATSKRSFLDVNGDGLVDIVQVDENTGQTNVKYNLGNRFANPLSLNVSMAEETKTHSGYANLNGGYYINIPCIVIFGIPILYVKPFGADLSANVGLSVSEINKGLRDVNGDGLPDLVVNTNNGLRIHYSQIGKTNKLKKVSYAESYGGDAPKNLGAAFTINYGFSKPSYNDPKAKLVMSEVVVPNPDAFSGTYTLSTNDKDMIARFEYENSRYDRRERAKYGFAKVKTYEMSNSSTIYRTTIQNYYNQNYFIRGLLKSEEMYGGTGTSNLLSSTVNSYKLYQFNQTVSELVELPAAQFETYDVGGTEGKKMARVLMSGTTKTNYENGNSISIQNQLFYNNKGLLTKYQYISPSASYNSVISYHTNLYNNILNVPSMITVYPGTGAMNPLRKRATEITNFNTGDISKYKVWLTSSEIAETDFTYDIFGNIKTVTSPPNEFNERSELEYFYDPMGKYVIQVQDLIFNLSSYATYDPLKDTVLQTTDITGNKMDFEHDGYGRPLRIVSPNDWQSQANTINYDYFNTPVTLSNGNKLYLFTARTAHLDPYHPGNDIETISFADITGQVIQVKKDIEMDNEEKMSVSGRVINDNLGRETVQFHPVFENKDAAINNKLTLTLSQYNTSAGYDYKDRNVSSTDEVGNSVDNKFFIENGNFKTETTQMQNASEQLRTEVFANAEGKTVETRNFLPGQVLNTRYLYNSIGEIMNVIDPEDLQTSFSYDMGGRRTAQWHPDRGKTLYTYSKVGQLTHILTSNLNVTGSEPIHYVYSYNRLTNINLPDIPSGPNPANVGYLYGTSGNGAGRILKKLDGTGVTNYQYGNMGEVINESRYIYGFYMPTLSFNTSYEYDNWNRIRTIVYPDNEILRYHYDLGGNLKYLANEDGYEYVKSIQYDHYEQRTNIVFGNDTSSTFTYEPEKRRLQNHLLKDANSNVLLNGDYRYDYVDNITRIQNTSQTTNTGFGGNYAMRYDYDALNRLMSSSGNAEPDRKDGLPPTPIAGAITSMYETTLLYNMSSGIDTKVQHHEQDGVVNTNNTYENKYTYIPKTHMVEKITDVTTGNEEYFKYDSNGNTTGHNTIQTGPTDIYWDEQDRLRAIHTPEIGSFQYYVYDDKGERTIKASLKNDAELYQNGEMVDNGLLFDSYKVYPNPYAVFTSEGMFTKHYFAGYHRIASRIADVGNIFGKQATPVRSKEGDDPSKQQTAADDGFKNYLSKAGFKSSEIEKEFAKAPAPTGGIYYLHGDHLGTATYVTNEYAEPTQFFLNLPFGETMVEQQEPTAYVNPYKFNAKELDSETSLYYYGARYYNPRISIWYGVDPLAVYNPVMETEFYGDGQHNGGVYFWGNLNPYIYTYQNPIRYIDPNGKQVEWDLLYNKWPKTADDMTWRNGEVSNLDVFSYVYGKNYDRNSEQLKLSGQKPINMTNACATRGSIAYNKMGFGKYLISDFKGLEGQMKGLSITSTAGQFKKVLDKIYKGNENKIIKVENPTSVEQVQKAFGGKKGTFVMIAKKNAGFTGHVTIYNGKKVIGGNDHMYLSDAQTVYLYVADQNKKKIK; from the coding sequence ATGAAAATAAAATCTATAAAACTTCCTTTTACAAAGAAGTCAGCACTACTCGTGTGCTTCTTTGCATGTATGTTTATTTTTGCGTCTTTCACAAAAAAAGACATTCTCAAAATCAGGAAATGGAAGACAAGCTGGAATAAGGAAAAGAATCAAAAATCTGATAATTATTTGGATCAACCGATGTATTTCCCTTTATTGAATGGTTTATCCAATGGAAATTCTGCTTTAGTAACAAACCCGACAATTAATGATGGTTTAAATTTAAACCCGGAATTGGTTACTGATAAGAACTTTAATCTTAAGGAAAATGATGATAACAGCATAATTGACTTAGTAAATAATACAGGAGAAAACAGCAATTCTTTTTCAGCAATAGAAAAAGAGGGTACGATTGGAATTTTTTCTGATCGGGAAGAAGACCGTGCTAAAGATAATTTCTTTACGGTAAACCTTCCAAAGGTAAATGATGATTCCCGTGTATTTTTGATGTACGAACTATACGGGTTAGCTTCACATCAATCAGTATCACGATCAGTAAACCATCAGCCTTCCATGGGTGGTGAGATTATCATGTCGTCTGCGGTATGGAGTTTACAAAAAGAAGAACTGGGATCTTCAGTTCTAAAAGAAGGAGCAAATACAATCCTTTTCACCTCACCTTCTTCGGGAATAAAATATAAAGTCAGAAACTTAAAAATTGTTTTTGAAAAAAACAGAAAAGAAAACGATTTTAAAATCACCTCAATACTTTCCGGAGATTATCTTTATGTAAAAGGCATAAGTAAAGATAAAAATGTAAGAATTAATAATTCTGATACTGCGTGGAATAACGGAGAATTTGAAAAGATTATTAAATTATCTGCAGAAGAAAAAGCATCCGGTCATTTTTCAGTTTCACATAATGGCAATAATCAGCTTTTTAAATTACCTTCTGATGAAAAATCATTTAAAGTAATTGGAAACAACGTTTATAATTTCAAAACAATTGATATCATTAAAGATCAGGAAGCTGATATTAATTATGAGGATTTAAATCTAAAGGTTGAAAAAGATGCGACAGAATCAGCATCTACATCTATTGAAATCATAAAATTAAGAGAAAAAGACATCCCTTCAGTATCTGGTGGTCTTAAGAATATTACTTTGAACAATTCAGGGTACAGATTCTCTCTAAAATCAGGAAAACTTAATAAAAAAGTAAAAATTACGATTCCATATGATGATAAGAAGTTAGGTCTTTTCTCTCCAAAAAACATTAAAGTTTTTTCTTTTGACTATTCCATAAAACAGTGGAAGGTTGTTGGAGCGACCCATGTAGATGAGAAAAATAAAACCGTAACATTTGAAGGAGATAAGGACGGAGATTATATCAATGGTGTTATTTCCCTGCCGGAATCACCACAACTTAATTCTTTTACGCCTACAACAATCAGCGGATTAAAAGCGGCCAATCCTGTTAGCGCTCCTTTGATGCAGGCTCCAACGGCAACCCAGACGGGAGATGCCAATATCAATTATCCATTGATGTTACCGGCAGGCACCTCCGATATGCAGCCTTCATTATCTGTAACTTACAGTAGTGATAGTGGAAATGGCTGGATGGGAGAAGGCTGGAACATTGGAGGCTTATCTTCCATTTCTGTAGATACAAGATGGGGAACTCCTACTTTTACAGCGGGTCAGGAAACTGAACTCTATTCATTGGATGGCGAAATGCTGGTGTATCCTGATGGTTATTTGCCTCACAGACATAATAAAGTTAATGCCAATGGTACATTTGATACTTCTCGACAGCCGAGAAACGGATCTGGTGTCAAAACTTTTTATCTGAGAAAAAACCACGATTTCACTAAAATTGAGCGATACGGATCGGGTACAACGGATTACCGATGGGTTATAACCTCTACAAACGGTACAAAAGCATATTATGGAGGCGATCAGTCTACGTTTGTTCCTAATGCTGTCCTTAAAAATAATAATGGAAACATTATTCAGTGGGGAGTATGGAAAGTAGAAGATGTTCATGGAAATAATATGATTTACGAATACAAAAATCAATCCATCAATAGCTTTGCAGGAGATGATCAGAATCTTAATGCCGGCTGGGTATTCCATGTTGATAAAATTTTCTATTCCGGAAGGAATGGACAGAAAGGTCCTTATATTGTAACATTCTTCAATGATACTCCAAGACCTGATAAACAAATTAATGTTAAGGGTGTTCTCAAAAGAATTGAGCCTTACTTACTCACCAAAATAAATATTGATTTTAAGAACGGAAGCAATCAGCTCCAAAATATACGGTCTTATAATTTCACCTATACCTCAGGGATATTTCAAAAAAGTCTTCTGACCAAAATGAAAATGAAAGTACTTAATCCACGTACGGATGGTGCTGCTTTTGACTATAATTTTGAATACTATGATAATGGTACGGTCTTCGGAACCGCTACCAATATTGCAACGCCGGGTACTGATGCTTTTTCCGATGTGGTAAGTTCCATCACCTCTCCTTCCAAAATAAGTGCAGACAATAATTTTGAATGGGGATGGTCTTTAAGAACAGGAGGAGGTTTGGCATTATTCAGGCCTCAATTGGGAGGTGTAAAAAACTTTATGCTGTCTCTTTTTGGGGGAGCTTCTTATCCACGAATGAAAAGAGGGCAAGAGCTGGTAGACTTCAATGGTGACGGAATAGCAGATATTTTATACCGTAAGAGAAATGGAGACAATGGAATTAAGTTGATTCCTGGAAGTGTTGATAATAATGGACAGCTAGTATTCAATACCTCACAACAATCGGTAGGAAACCTGAACAGTAATTTTTCACATTCAAAGGGAACAACTTGGAATTTGGGTGGAAGCGTTGTATTTAATTGGTTCAAAATAGGATTTGATTTTTCATATATCAACTCCGAGAGTGAAAATGAAACACCTATTTATATGATGGATGCCAATTCTGACGGATTACCGGATGTTATCAAAGATGATAAAGTATGGTTTAACCGAAGAAACGGAAATATGCAGGAAATGGTGATCACCAGTGATTTAACTGAAAATATGGTTATAACGGATAATGATCCTCAACCTTACACTGAACCCGAAGATCCCGATGACATAGATCCTGTAAAGCCCAAAAATGATGTGGTGAAGGTTTGGATTGCTCCGAAAAACGGATTTATAGAAATTTCGGATCAAATAGGCATTGAGCCAGGTCAGGATAATCCTGCAAAAGCGGTCTATTCCATAGAGATTAAAAACCCGAATGATATTTCAAAAAATTGCCGATTATTTTTAACGGAACTTAACGGCACGGCAACCCAAAGTGTAGGAATCCGTCATTATAACGATTATTCCGGAACTCCACTTGGGGTCAACAGTTCTTCAAGGCTTTATGTAAAGTCAGGGGAGAAAGTATATTTCAGGCTGCACAAAAGGTCAGGTACCAATTTTATTGTGAATACCAATCCTTTGGTCATTTATACCGACCATACCGGAAGCCCGCTTCCTGATAAATTCGTTGAGGAACAGGATGGATATATGCCTAATCAAACCAATTATGACGACAAGTTCTTTTTGAATAACCTGACGAAGTCATTAAAAATTACGGAACCAGCTAATATACATATCACGATTCCTGAATTTACAATACCTGCGCTGTCTGACAGAGTAAAATATTCTATTGTCCTTATCAAGGAAGATACCAGTGTGGCACAGAATCAACAGACAAACGTCAACCTTATTTATGAAGAAGTTGTTGGTCCTTCTCCCGGACAGCCTGTAACGGTTTCACCAATAGATATTAACTATGCTGTTCCTGCTCTTAACGATCCTAGTGAATCATGGCATCTTAAGTTTTTAGTAGAAACAGACTCCCACATCAACAAAGAAATTGAGTGGAATAATATTCTGGTAGAAGGGTATCCAAATGCTTCCCACAGACATTATGCTGTGGCTCAGTATCCTTCTTACCATATCAGAGACTTTAAAAGTAAATTTGACATTTCGACACTGAATAATTTGCCTTCGGGTAATGATGATTATTCTATTTCTATCAATAAGAACTTTAGTTTCACGCCTTCTGTTCCTGGTAGATTTATGTACGTTATTAAGAAAAAGGGATTATTTCTTGATAAAAGAATTGTAGAAATATCCAACGGTACATTAAAAGAATATACCATAGATTATAATCTTATTAGTGGAAATGATCCGATTCTTTTCTATCATGGAGATCCTACAGCCGGTGTTATTGATGATGCGGAAAAACTCAATATTTTGATTTTCTGTGATACCAATAAAGACAGACTTGCATATGAAGCTCTTAAGTTACAGCTCAACAATAATATATTTAATATTTATAATCAGTCAGGCGGTTCTCTTTTGGATCATACCACTGAAACATCTATAAACACAGGTGAATACAACGGAGTAAGTGCCGTTTATCATAACTGGGGACAGTTCCTTTATAATGAAGCTCGAGATATTGTTCCAGCAGCAGGCAGTACAAATCAGCAGCCTCCATTGGTTCCCGGATGTGAGCCGCGTAAGGAAAACGACTGTATCATTATCCCATCAGGACCTAGTGGAAGCAATGCTCCGGCATATACTACCAATCCAAATACTCCGAAAGATCAATACGGTGCATTAATTAATGATGCAACTCTTGAAAACCCTTTCCAGTTTAATTTAAATTTTTCAGGCTGTGCAGGGATTACCAACTCCCAACAATATGGAGAATGTGTAGGAGATCAGCTTGCAAATGATTTTCAGAACAATTATGCCAACAATCAGGTATTTGGTGCCGCATCTCCTTTCACTCCGCTAAATCCTTATAAAACAGATAAAGTCAGAGAACATAAATGGATTAACCAGATGTTCCATGAGCAATATTCCAAAATAGGCAGTTTTAGAGATGATGAAACTCCAACTTCCCCTTTTGTAGATAGTGATACCGATGAAGATGATATTGAAGTGGCCAATAATCCTAATACAAGAATGTTTGCTATTTCCAAAAAACAGAAAAGCAAATCGAAAACAAAAAATGCAGGAATCGGGATTGGTCTTTCTTTCACGAACTCTACTTCCGAGCTGAGAAACATCGGCAACATTCAGACTCAGGACTTTTTTGATGTGAATGGTGATGGTTATCCGGACATGTTATATCGTACCCAATCTCAGCAAACCAGTATTCTGGGAGGTTTGAAGGGTGCACAGAGCGGTATTGAAGGAACAGACAAAGTGATCACAAGAACTGATGATTTCATGAATACCAAATCTATAGCATTTGGCCCTTCAGGAAGTAAATCAGTAGGAAGGCAAGCCAATAATAGCGATACAAACGCAACAGGAGATACTTCTGTTTCATGGTCTATGAGTGTAGGCACATCCAACTATCCGAACTCGTTCAATAAAACAACAGAATATTGGATGGATATCAATGGCGATGGTCTGGCTGATAAAATTGAAGGAAATTATTATAAACTCAACTTTGGAACCGGATTGGTGAATGGAAATATCGCAGGATCAACAGGAACTTTTGCAGGATTTGAAGGGCCGGTATCCAAACCCGTGTATTCTTCCTCTTTTGGAATCGGAGGAGGTATAAACTCTGTGATCGATGCCGTTCAGGGCGTTGAATTAGGCATCGCTATTTCCGGTGGTGTTGGTGGTGGATCATCTACGGCTACTTCAAAAAGATCATTCCTGGATGTGAATGGTGACGGCCTTGTAGATATTGTTCAGGTAGATGAAAATACCGGACAAACCAATGTAAAATACAACTTAGGGAACCGTTTTGCTAATCCGTTGAGTTTGAATGTCAGCATGGCTGAAGAAACAAAAACTCATAGCGGATATGCCAATTTAAATGGTGGATATTATATCAATATACCTTGTATCGTCATTTTTGGTATTCCTATTTTATACGTAAAACCTTTCGGTGCAGACCTTTCTGCCAATGTGGGATTATCTGTATCTGAAATCAATAAAGGTTTAAGAGATGTTAACGGTGATGGTCTTCCTGATCTGGTGGTTAATACCAATAACGGTTTAAGAATACATTATTCACAAATTGGTAAAACCAATAAGCTTAAAAAAGTTTCTTATGCTGAATCCTATGGTGGTGATGCTCCTAAAAATCTTGGTGCTGCATTTACCATTAATTATGGATTCTCTAAACCATCTTACAACGATCCTAAGGCAAAACTAGTGATGTCTGAGGTGGTTGTACCGAATCCTGATGCCTTTTCAGGAACATATACTTTGAGTACCAACGACAAAGATATGATTGCCAGATTTGAGTATGAAAATTCAAGATATGACAGAAGAGAGCGTGCGAAATATGGATTCGCAAAAGTGAAGACTTACGAAATGTCTAATAGCTCTACTATTTATCGTACTACCATACAAAATTATTATAATCAGAATTATTTTATCCGAGGTTTATTAAAATCTGAAGAAATGTATGGCGGAACAGGAACATCAAATCTTCTGTCTTCTACCGTAAACAGTTATAAACTGTATCAGTTTAATCAGACTGTTAGTGAATTGGTAGAATTGCCTGCTGCCCAGTTTGAAACGTATGACGTAGGAGGTACAGAAGGGAAAAAGATGGCACGTGTATTAATGTCTGGTACTACTAAAACCAATTATGAAAACGGAAACTCAATTTCTATCCAAAATCAGTTATTTTATAATAATAAAGGACTGCTTACCAAGTATCAGTATATAAGTCCGTCTGCAAGCTATAACAGTGTAATCTCTTATCATACGAATCTTTATAATAATATTCTGAATGTTCCGAGTATGATTACGGTTTATCCTGGTACAGGTGCTATGAATCCACTTCGTAAACGTGCTACAGAAATTACCAATTTCAACACCGGAGATATTTCCAAGTATAAAGTATGGCTTACTTCATCGGAAATAGCAGAAACAGATTTCACCTACGATATTTTTGGAAACATTAAAACCGTTACATCTCCTCCGAATGAATTTAATGAAAGATCAGAGTTAGAATATTTCTATGATCCGATGGGTAAATATGTAATCCAGGTACAAGATCTTATCTTTAATCTATCTTCTTATGCTACCTATGATCCTTTAAAAGACACTGTTTTACAAACTACAGATATTACAGGGAATAAAATGGATTTTGAACATGACGGGTATGGAAGACCACTTAGAATAGTGAGCCCTAACGACTGGCAGTCACAGGCAAATACCATCAATTATGATTACTTTAATACCCCGGTAACACTTAGTAATGGGAACAAATTATATCTGTTTACCGCAAGAACAGCGCATCTTGATCCTTATCATCCGGGGAACGATATTGAAACCATTTCTTTTGCTGATATTACGGGCCAGGTAATACAGGTGAAAAAAGATATTGAGATGGATAATGAAGAAAAAATGTCGGTTTCAGGAAGAGTAATCAATGACAATTTGGGAAGAGAAACAGTACAGTTCCATCCTGTTTTTGAAAATAAAGATGCTGCAATCAACAATAAGCTTACTCTCACTCTGTCTCAATACAATACTTCTGCAGGCTATGATTATAAAGACAGAAATGTATCTTCTACCGACGAGGTTGGAAATTCTGTGGATAACAAGTTCTTTATAGAAAATGGCAATTTTAAAACAGAAACAACCCAAATGCAGAACGCTTCGGAACAGCTGAGAACAGAAGTTTTTGCCAATGCCGAAGGAAAGACCGTGGAAACAAGAAACTTTTTGCCGGGACAGGTGTTAAATACCCGCTACTTATACAACTCAATAGGAGAAATCATGAATGTGATTGATCCAGAAGATTTGCAAACCAGCTTTAGCTATGATATGGGTGGCAGAAGAACTGCTCAGTGGCATCCTGACCGCGGTAAAACACTATACACCTATAGCAAAGTAGGGCAACTAACACATATTCTAACCAGCAATCTTAATGTTACTGGCAGTGAGCCAATTCATTATGTGTACTCCTATAACCGATTGACTAATATCAATTTGCCGGATATTCCATCCGGCCCAAATCCGGCCAATGTAGGCTACCTGTATGGTACTTCAGGAAACGGTGCCGGCAGAATCCTAAAAAAACTAGACGGTACTGGCGTAACCAATTATCAATATGGGAATATGGGAGAAGTGATCAATGAAAGCCGTTACATATATGGATTCTATATGCCTACTCTAAGCTTTAATACATCTTATGAGTATGATAACTGGAACAGAATCAGAACTATTGTATATCCTGATAATGAAATATTAAGATATCATTATGATCTGGGTGGAAATCTGAAATATCTTGCAAATGAAGATGGGTACGAATATGTAAAATCTATCCAATATGATCATTACGAACAGCGAACAAATATTGTTTTCGGTAACGACACTTCTTCTACTTTCACCTATGAGCCAGAGAAGAGAAGACTGCAAAACCACCTTTTAAAAGATGCGAACAGCAATGTCCTATTAAACGGAGATTATCGCTATGATTATGTGGACAACATAACAAGGATCCAAAATACAAGCCAAACGACCAATACAGGATTCGGAGGAAATTATGCAATGCGGTATGATTACGATGCACTTAACAGACTTATGAGTTCTTCAGGTAATGCAGAGCCTGACCGAAAAGACGGTTTGCCTCCTACACCGATTGCAGGAGCTATAACGTCTATGTATGAAACCACCTTACTCTATAACATGAGCAGTGGAATAGACACTAAGGTACAGCATCATGAGCAGGATGGGGTGGTAAATACGAATAATACTTATGAGAACAAGTATACTTATATTCCCAAAACCCACATGGTAGAAAAAATTACTGATGTTACTACCGGGAACGAAGAATATTTTAAGTATGATAGCAACGGAAATACAACCGGTCATAATACGATTCAAACAGGTCCTACAGATATCTACTGGGACGAACAGGACAGATTGAGAGCTATTCATACACCGGAAATAGGTTCATTCCAGTATTATGTATATGATGACAAAGGAGAGCGTACTATTAAAGCGAGTTTGAAAAATGATGCAGAACTTTATCAAAATGGAGAAATGGTAGATAATGGTTTGTTATTCGACAGCTATAAGGTCTATCCAAATCCTTATGCCGTATTTACTTCAGAAGGTATGTTTACCAAGCACTACTTTGCAGGATACCACCGTATTGCGAGTAGGATTGCAGACGTGGGCAATATTTTTGGCAAACAAGCAACACCTGTAAGAAGTAAAGAAGGTGATGATCCTAGCAAGCAACAAACGGCGGCCGATGATGGCTTTAAAAATTATCTTTCTAAAGCCGGCTTCAAAAGTTCGGAGATTGAAAAAGAATTTGCCAAAGCTCCGGCACCTACAGGAGGTATTTATTACCTGCACGGAGATCATTTAGGTACCGCAACGTATGTAACTAATGAGTATGCTGAACCTACACAGTTTTTCTTAAATTTACCGTTTGGAGAGACCATGGTAGAGCAGCAGGAACCAACAGCCTATGTCAACCCGTATAAGTTCAATGCAAAGGAATTAGATAGCGAAACCAGTCTTTATTACTATGGAGCCAGATATTACAATCCTAGGATAAGTATTTGGTATGGTGTCGATCCACTCGCTGTATACAATCCTGTAATGGAAACGGAATTCTATGGAGATGGACAACATAATGGAGGTGTATACTTTTGGGGAAATCTAAATCCTTATATTTATACCTATCAAAACCCGATACGATATATTGATCCAAATGGAAAGCAGGTGGAATGGGATTTACTATATAACAAGTGGCCTAAAACAGCAGATGATATGACTTGGAGAAATGGAGAAGTCTCCAATCTAGATGTATTTTCCTATGTATACGGTAAAAATTATGATAGAAATAGTGAGCAATTAAAACTGTCTGGTCAAAAACCAATCAATATGACTAATGCATGCGCAACACGAGGTTCTATAGCATATAATAAGATGGGGTTTGGAAAGTACTTAATATCGGACTTTAAAGGTTTGGAGGGCCAAATGAAAGGTTTGAGTATTACATCAACTGCGGGACAATTTAAAAAAGTGTTAGACAAAATTTATAAAGGGAACGAAAACAAAATTATAAAAGTAGAAAATCCAACTTCTGTGGAACAAGTCCAAAAGGCTTTTGGTGGTAAAAAGGGAACTTTTGTTATGATTGCAAAGAAGAACGCCGGCTTTACAGGACATGTTACAATATATAATGGGAAAAAAGTTATAGGTGGAAACGATCACATGTATTTGAGTGATGCCCAAACTGTTTACCTATATGTTGCAGATCAAAATAAGAAAAAAATTAAATGA